One stretch of Zingiber officinale cultivar Zhangliang chromosome 6B, Zo_v1.1, whole genome shotgun sequence DNA includes these proteins:
- the LOC121989561 gene encoding pentatricopeptide repeat-containing protein At3g61360-like, whose translation MSRKAPAFRLRFLRLLSSSSAAAAAADTSIDDLAKLINSQPIAAIRHRIPPRFLASPLLDSLLLRLFAAHTASDKALRLFRLSLHHHADPPPSPSAFATALHIATRAHHFDAAFELTEDVARSHPALLTPKSLAVLLSRIAKFQSFDRTLDAFERVERAWVSAGLSFGVDEFNALLRAYCARGRISEARAIFRTLHQRFSPNSRTLNTILLGFKETWNLVALDTIYHEMILRGFEPDAVTYCIRMDAYCKRLQFLEALDLLDEMVKKNCSPTVQTITTLIHGAGLVKNPHRARKLFDEMGERGITPDRAAYNALVGAFVRAGDLKSALVIMDEMEEKAIGLDDFSYYTVFCGMKKHEDLEGFWKIYKRMVDNNYVPRVRTVMLLMKVFCQNGRAHLGLELWDYLLKKGCCPHKHALDLLVTGLCCRGKVAEAYRCFKQVIDRGRVPSERALRVLEDFLVQAEQADMLEELGQMTKGLQMPFSSSY comes from the coding sequence ATGAGCCGCAAAGCTCCTGCTTTCCGACTTCGCTTTCTACGTCTCCTTTCCTCGtcttccgccgccgccgccgccgccgacacTTCCATTGATGACCTCGCCAAGCTTATCAACAGCCAGCCCATCGCCGCTATCCGCCACCGCATCCCTCCTCGCTTCCTCGCCTCCCCTCTCCTCGACTCGCTTCTCCTTCGCCTATTCGCCGCCCACACCGCCTCCGACAAGGCCCTCCGCCTCTTCCGCCTTTCTCTCCACCACCACGCTGACCCTCCCCCCTCACCCTCCGCCTTCGCCACCGCGCTCCACATCGCCACCCGCGCGCACCACTTTGACGCCGCCTTTGAGCTCACCGAGGACGTCGCCAGATCCCACCCAGCGCTTCTCACGCCCAAATCCCTCGCAGTCCTCCTCTCCCGTATCGCAAAGTTCCAATCTTTTGATCGAACACTCGACGCATTCGAGCGCGTCGAGAGGGCGTGGGTGTCCGCCGGTCTATCCTTTGGCGTCGATGAGTTTAATGCGCTCTTGAGAGCCTACTGTGCTCGTGGGCGAATCTCTGAGGCCCGCGCTATCTTCCGGACGCTTCATCAGCGGTTCTCTCCTAACTCACGGACGCTCAATACTATCCTTTTGGGCTTCAAGGAAACGTGGAATCTCGTTGCTCTGGATACTATCTACCATGAGATGATCCTCCGCGGTTTCGAGCCGGATGCTGTAACTTATTGCATCCGAATGGACGCCTACTGCAAAAGGCTGCAGTTTTTGGAGGCCCTGGACCTTCTAGATGAGATGGTAAAGAAGAATTGCTCCCCTACCGTGCAAACCATCACAACTTTGATTCACGGTGCTGGTCTTGTGAAGAACCCTCACCGTGCACGCAAGTTGTTCGACGAAATGGGTGAAAGAGGTATAACTCCTGACAGAGCGGCTTATAATGCTCTAGTGGGCGCGTTTGTAAGGGCGGGTGATCTTAAGTCTGCTTTGGTGATCATGGATGAGATGGAGGAGAAAGCAATTGGGCTTGACGACTTCAGTTATTACACCGTGTTCTGTGGCATGAAGAAGCACGAGGATTTAGAAGGGTTTTGGAAGATATACAAGAGGATGGTTGACAATAACTATGTGCCAAGGGTACGCACAGTAATGCTGCTCATGAAGGTGTTCTGTCAAAATGGAAGGGCTCACTTAGGGTTGGAGTTGTGGGACTACCTTTTAAAGAAAGGATGTTGTCCTCATAAGCATGCATTAGATCTCTTGGTTACAGGACTTTGCTGCAGAGGGAAGGTGGCAGAGGCCTACAGGTGCTTCAAACAAGTAATTGATAGAGGGCGAGTGCCATCTGAGAGAGCCCTTCGGGTGTTGGAAGAC